In a single window of the Oscarella lobularis chromosome 4, ooOscLobu1.1, whole genome shotgun sequence genome:
- the LOC136186015 gene encoding large ribosomal subunit protein eL8-like, translating into MPKERKTKTGKKFAPAPYTTPKAKTAQSAVNPLIEKRPRNFGIGNAIQPKRDLSRFVKWPRYIRIQRQKSVLLKRLKVPPSINQFSQTIDRQTASKFFALAHKYRPETKAQKKERLKAAGVKKAEGKDASPGSKPIYLKYGINHITSLVESKKAQLVVIAHDVDPIEIVVWLPALCRKMNVPYCIVKGKARLGKLVHKKTATAVAFTATRPEDRNSLNTLIDAVKTNYLDRYDEIKKHWGGGVMGAKTQARLSRLEKIKMREALQK; encoded by the exons ATG cCGAAAGaacggaaaacgaagacgggcAAGAAGTTCGCTCCGGCGCCCTACACGACTCCTAAAGCGAAAACAGCGCAGAGCGCGGTGAACCCGCTCATCGAGAAGAGACCGCGAAACTTTGGAATCG gaaacGCGATCCAACCGAAACGCGACTTGAGTCGTTTCGTCAAATGGCCTCGCTACATTCGCATTCAACGTCAAAAATCCGTTCTTCTGAAGCGACTCAAAGTGCCGCCGTCCATAAATCAATTCAGCCAGACAATCGATAGACAAACGg CGTCGAAATTTTTTGCTCTCGCGCACAAGTATCGACCTGAGACGAAAGCGCAGAAGAAGGAGCGACTGAAGGCGGCTGGCGTAAAGAAGGCGGAGGGAAAAGACGCGTCACCCGGAAGCAAGCCAATCTATTTGAAATATGGAATCAATCATATTACGTCGCTTGTGGAAAGTAAGAAGGCTCAATTGGTTGTAATTGCTCATGACGTAGATCCCATCgaa ATTGTTGTTTGGCTTCCGGCTTTGTGTCGAAAAATGAACGTTCCTTATTGTATTGTCAAAGGAAAGGCCAG GCTTGGTAAACTCGTTCACAAGAAGACTGCTACAGCTGTTGCTTTTACGGCTACGAGACCGGAAGATCGAAATAGTCTCAATACGCTAATTGATGCTGTGAAAACGAACTATTTGGACCGCTATGATGAG attaaGAAACATTGGGGTGGTGGCGTCATGGGAGCAAAGACGCAAGCTCGTCTTTCGCGTTtggagaaaatcaaaatgagAGAAGCTCTTCAAAAGTGA
- the LOC136185914 gene encoding mediator of RNA polymerase II transcription subunit 22-like, whose translation MQAGGGRTSTAAAAASTSVKGNQLKAFQKKLKDGVKSMVENLSEIVKSSQMEEESRVLDLTHAAQNEYEMSVRAANMLRAGESLLRLVADLKEYLVLNDFPSLNESIAKRRAEIEKIEDETTGKVAALRDDMIAQLSRLEQTYYSHLDVEKEKN comes from the coding sequence ATGCAAGCtggaggaggaagaacgtcgacggctgCAGCAGCGGCCTCGACGTCCGTAAAAGGAAACCAGCTAAAGGCATTTCAAAAGAAGCTAAAAGATGGCGTAAAATCGATGGTGGAGAACTTGAGCGAGATCGTAAAATCGTCGCaaatggaagaagagagTCGCGTTCTCGATTTGACGCACGCAGCGCAGAACGAGTACGAAATGTCGGTTCGAGCAGCAAACATGCTGCGTGCAGGCGAATCTCTCCtacgactcgtcgccgatctGAAGGAATATCTCGTTCTGAACGATTTTCCTTCGTTGAACGAATCGATCGCCAAACGACGAgccgaaatcgaaaaaattgaagacgagacgacgggCAAAGTCGCTGCACTTCGAGACGATATGATTGCACAGCTATCGCGTTTAGAACAAACGTACTATTCTCACCTAGAtgtcgaaaaagaaaaaaattaa